From a region of the Sminthopsis crassicaudata isolate SCR6 chromosome 6, ASM4859323v1, whole genome shotgun sequence genome:
- the LOC141547471 gene encoding olfactory receptor 5L2-like produces MGSFSLLATELFHVKSHNKNSLCYSTVIVPKMLVNILTEDQVISFLGCIVQFYLFCTCVVTEVILLAVMAYDHFVAICNPLLYMIAMSQKLCIQLVCGSYICGTVSSLIHTCLALKISSYRSNIINHFFCDLPPLLSLSCSDVSINELLLFIVANFNETSTIIIILTSYIFILITILRIHSSEGRRKAFSTCAFHLTAIVVFHGTILFIYCRPGTGNILDSDKVATVFYTVVIPMLNPLIYSLRNKDVKDALRKVKGSEISFHCSKLGRGRGD; encoded by the coding sequence AACTCACTCTGCTATTCCACAGtcattgtgcccaaaatgttggTGAATATATTAACAGAAGATCAGGTCATCTCTTTCCTAGGTTGCATTGTACAGTTCTATTTGTTCTGCACATGTGTGGTCACTGAGGTCATATTGCTGGCAGTGATGGCCTATGATCACTTTGTAGCCATTTGTAATCCACTGTTGTACATGATTGCTATGTCCCAGAAGCTTTGCATTCAATTGGTATGTGGCTCATATATCTGTGGTACAGTTAGCTCTCTGATTCACACATGTTTAGCCCTTAAGATATCTTCTTATAGATCCAACATCATTAATCACTTTTTCTGTGATCTCCCCCcacttctgtctctgtcttgctcagaTGTCTCCATCAATGAACTGCTGCTTTTCATAGTGGCCAATTTCAATGAGACAAGcaccatcattatcatccttACATCTTATATATTTATCCTCATCACCATTCTGAGAATCCATTCTTCTGAGGGTCGGCGCAAAGCCTTCTCCACCTGTGCCTTCCACCTCACTGCCATTGTGGTTTTCCATGGCACAATCCTTTTCATTTATTGCAGACCAGGAACTGGAAATATCCTAGATTCTGACAAAGTTGCTACTGTATTTTATACTGTGGTGATACCAATGTTAAACCCTCTCATCTACAGTCTGAGAAACAAAGATGTAAAAGATGCCCTCAGGAAAGTGAAAGGTTCTGAAATAAGTTTTCACTGTTCCAaactggggagagggagaggagattAA